One window from the genome of Hippoglossus hippoglossus isolate fHipHip1 chromosome 6, fHipHip1.pri, whole genome shotgun sequence encodes:
- the pdf gene encoding peptide deformylase, mitochondrial has translation MNLTPCGSVLRLCATGLRPCASAAAAGALRLTTATCLSRISTDSPPAPCTRSYCSEVKVRSYLHYLKRKIIPPPSPPYIHVCQVGDPVLRSHAAAVDPAAITQPEIQKVISTLVKVMRKLECVGLSAPQIGVPLRILALEYPEGMLEESSAASREARGLSAQPLRVFVNPQLRVLDGRTVLFQEACESISGFSATVPRYLSVEVSGLNEKCEAVTWQASGWPARILQHEMDHLDGVLYTDRMDSKSFININWQKHNE, from the exons ATGAACCTGACACCGTGTGGGTCGGTGCTCCGGCTCTGTGCCACGGGGCTCAGACCTTGTGCatccgccgccgccgccggaGCCTTGAGGTTAACCACAGCCACTTGTCTCTCACGAATCTCCACTGACTCGCCGCCTGCGCCCTGCACACGCTCTTACTGCAGCGAAGTCAAGGTGCGCTCCTATCTTCACTACCTCAAACGCAAGATCataccccccccctccccgccgTACATCCACGTGTGCCAGGTTGGGGACCCGGTGCTGCGGTCACATGCTGCAGCCGTCGACCCTGCCGCCATAACACAGCCCGAGATCCAGAAGGTCATCAGCACCTTGGTGAAAGTGATGCGCAAACTTGAATGTGTGGGACTCAGTGCGCCTCAGATCGGGGTGCCGCTGCGGATCTTGGCTCTGGAATATCCCGAGGGGATGTTGGAGGAGAGTTCTGCTGCGTCGAGGGAGGCCCGCGGTCTGTCCGCCCAGCCGCTGAGGGTGTTTGTCAACCCTCAGCTGAGGGTGCTGGACGGACGGACGGTGCTCTTTCAGGAAGCCTGCGAGAGCATCTCAGGATTCTCCGCCACAGTTCCTCGCTACCTGTCTGTGGAAGTGTCGG GTCTGAATGAAAAGTGTGAAGCGGTCACGTGGCAGGCGAGCGGCTGGCCGGCTCGTATCCTCCAACACGAGATGGACCACCTGGACGGGGTCCTCTACACCGACCGCATGGACAGCAAGTCTTTCATCAACATCAACTGGCAGAAGCACAATGAATAG